The region atcctctatatactgcaccacgcgggacacatcctctatatactgcaccacgcgggacacatcctccatatactgcaccacgcgggacacatcctccatatactgcactacgcgggacacatcctctatatactgcaccacacatcctctatatactgcaccacgcgggacacatcctctatatactgcaccacgcgggacacatcctctatatactgcaccacaccggacacatcctctatatagtaCCGCAGACATATCAGtcattacactgctcaaaaaaaaaataaagggaacactaaaatcccacatcctagatatcattgaataatacataacaattatcaatgtaaatcacaactaatatcccactgaggtctggagttggaatgatgctcaaaatcaaagtggaaaatcaaattaaaggctgatccaacttcagtggaaatgcctcaagacaaggaaatgatgctcattattgtttgtggcctccacgtgcctgtatgacctccctacaatgcctgggcatgctcctgatgaggtggcggatggtctcctgagggatctcctcccagacctggacgaaagcatccgccaactcctggacagtctgtggtgcaacgtgacggtggtggatggagcaagacattaTGACCCAGATGTGTTCTATCGGATTCAGGTGTGGGGAACGTtcgggccagtccatagtttcaatgcctttatcttgcaggaactgctgacacactccagtcacatgaggtctggcatagtcctgcattaggaggaacccagggccaaccgcaccagtatatggtctcacaagggtctgaggatctcatctcggtacctaatggcagtcaggcttcctctggcgagcacatggagggctgtgcggccctccaaagaaatgccaccccacaccattactgacccactgccaaaaccggtcatgggatgttgcaggcagcagagcactctccacggcgtctccagaacctgtcacgcctgtcacatgtgctcagcgtgaacctgctctcatctgtgaagaggacagggcgccaatcctggtgttctgtggcaaatgccaggcaTCCTGCACGGTGATGGACTGTGagtacaaccctcatctgtggacatcgggcactcagaccatcctcatggagttggtttctaactgtttgtgcagacacatgcacatttgcggcctgctggaggtcattttgcagggctctggcagtgttcctccataaaggcggaggtagcggtcctgctgctgggttgttgccctcctacggccccctccacatctcctggtgcactggcctgtctcctggtagcgcctctggacactacgctgacacacagcaaaccttgccacagctcgcattgatgtgccatcctggatgagctgcactacctgagccacttgtgtgggttgtagagtccgtctcattctaccacgagtgtgaaagcacaaccaacattcaaaagggaccaaaacatcagccagaaagcattggtactgagatgtggtctgtggcccccacctgcagaaccactgctttattgatggggtcttgataattgccaataatttccatctgttgtctattccatttgcacaagagcATATGAAatcgattgtcaatcagtgttgcttcctaagtggaaagtttgatttcacagaagtttgatctacttggagttatattctgttgtttgtgttccctttattttttgagcagtgtatatatccctACACTATAACACTTGGGGGGAGCAGCTTTCTACATTAGTGATGGGTCTGTGGTTTCTGTTCCTAGAGATGAATATTGTGACTTGTTGGTCTCGGTCTCCATGTGTGAACGCTTCTCTTTGCTGATGGTTTCCTTTATCCGTTAGTGCACTTGTTGGTGCAGTATCGCCGTCCTGTCACCGCTGCATCTTGCACAATCCTCTGTCTGTACTTTGCACATATCGGCCACATAATATTTTCCTTATCGCTGGATCCCAGATAATTACCCTCTCAGACTTAGAATGTGACTACATCAATGCCCGCTCCTGCTGCTCCAAGCTGAACAAGGTGGGTGGCTTTATCTATTACTACTTCATTGTCTGATTGCCATGTGTGTCCCATGTTTATTATCAGGGTGATATCTGGTACGTGACTCTCCGCTGAGCCCCATGTTATAGACAGTTTACAGAAACTAGTTTGCTTTCTACATACATTTACCCTGTATTATTgttcagagctgcgctcactattagcacaggatcagtaatgtaatgtatgtacacagtgactgcaccagcagaatagtgagtgcagctctggggtataatacaggatgtaactcaggatcagtacaggatcagtaatgtatgtgcacagtgactgcaccagcagaatagtgagtgcagctctggagtataatacaggatgtaactcaggatcagtaatgtatgtacacagtgactgcaccagcagaatagtgagtgcagctctggggtataatacaggatgtaactcaggatcagtaatgtaatgtatgtacacagtgactgcaccagcagaatagtgagtgcagctctggagtataatacaggaggtaactcaggatcagtaatgaaatgtatgtacacagtgactgcaccagcagaatagtgagtgcagctctggggtataatacaggatgtaactcaggatcagtaatgtaatgtatgtacacagtgactgcaccagcagaatagtgagtgcagctctggagtataatacaggatgtaactcaggatcagtaatgtaatgtatgtacacagtgactgctccagcagaatagtgagtgcagctctggggtttaatacaggaggtaacttaggatcagtaatgtatatacacagtgactgcaccagcagaatagtgagtgcagctctggagtataatacaggatgtaactcaggatcagtaatgtaatgtatgtacatagtaactgcaccatcagaatagtgagtgcagctctggagtataatacaggatgtaactcaggatcagtaatgtaatgtatgtacacagtgactgcaccagcagaatagtgagtgcagctctggagtataatacaggatgtaactcaggatcagtaatgtaatgtgtgtacacagtgactgcaccagcagaatagtgagtgcagctctggggtataatacaggatgtatctcaggatcagtaatgtaatgtatgtacacagtgactgcaccagcagaatagtgagtgcagctctggagtataatacaggatgtaactcaggatcagtaatgtaatgtatgtacacagtgactgcaccagcagaatagtgagtgcagctctggagtataatacaggatgtaactcaggatcagtaatgtaatgtatgtacatagtgactgcaccagcagaatagtgagtgcagctctggggtataatacaggatgtaactcaggatcagtaatgtaatgtatgtacacagtgactgcaccagcagaatagtgagtgcagctctgggttataatacaggatgtaactcaggatcagtaatgtaatgtgtgtacacagtgactgcaccagcagaatagtgagtgcagctctggagtataatacaggatgtaactcaggatcagtaatgtaatgtgtgtacacagtgactgcaccagcagaatagtgagtgcagctctggagtataatacaggatgtaactcaggatcagtaatgtaatgtgtgtacacagtgactgcaccagcagaatagtgagtgcagctctggagtataatacaggatgtaactcaggatcagtaatgtaatgtatgtacacagtgactgcaccagcagaatagtgagtgcagctctggggtataatacaggatgtaactcaggatcagtaatgtaatgtatgtacacagtgactgtagcagcagaatagtgagtgcagctctgaggtataatacaggatgtaaagcaggatcagtaatgtaatgtatgtacacagtgactgcaccagcagaatagtgagtgcagctctggggtataatacaggatgtaactcaggatcagtaatgtatgtacacagtgaagttTACATatgaatgacagcaagcagatatctTTTAAAATGATGGAAAATTAATCTATATTCTAGTGGAAAATGTTATGACTTCAAATTGTTCAAGAAGAAAATGTCTTTGTCAGTGTAATTAATAGTTGGAGAAGCAGCGGGTTGGTTGTTGCATATGACATTGGTGGCGATCTGTGGCTGTTGTACTACAGCTCTGAATATGCAGCAGCTGGAGGGAGAgggcagtctggagaataaggtcTTATTGCTTTGTATTGTCCATATTGACCCCAAGCACTTGTCTCCCGGCAGTGGGTGGTCCCGGAGCTCGTCGGTCACACCCTGGTGTCTGTATTAATGCTCGTGTCCTTGCACTGGTTCATCTTCCTCTTAAATTTACCTGTGGCAGTGTGGAACATCTACCGGTGAGTACGCCCCGCTCTGGGTAGACTGGTGATAGATGGATATGTTATATTGACTGGCGTATAAACCCCATTTTATTAGGAGCCACATTTAAAGCATACTGGTATTACAGATAACCTTTCAGAACAAGCTGGCCTCTGTTCACCAGTTTCTCCCCTTGCAGACTCCATCTCAACTATTCAGTTGTCTCTGAGATGGTGGGTGGTGACTACCTGCTATAATGTCTCCCATACACTGCATACACAGACATGATGGATTCCTGCTCTTCTTTCTCTATGTGCCACATGTTCAAAAGATGCAGCAGGGAGGACATTATTCAGGGGTTCTGtcctgtgtagctgtgaatccgcACAGGATGAGATAAAACATACCGTAATAGAAAGTATCTACATGGAGAACATAATACAGCAGTGCAGCTCTGAATCCAGCAATGGGAGAGATGAAACACATACTAGAAAGCCGCATGGAAAGCATTATATAGCAGtgctgagcagtgcagctgtgaatccagcaatggGATGAGATAAAAACATACCAGAAAGTAGCAGCCTGGATggcattatatagcagtactgagcagtgtagctgtgaatccagcaatggGATGAGATAAAAACATACCAGAAAGTAGCAGCCTGGATggcattatatagcagtactgagcagtgtagctgtgaatccagcaatggGATGAGATAAAAACATTCCAGAAAGTAGCCTGGATggcattatatagcagtactgagcagtgtagctgtgaatccagcaatggTATGAGATAAAAACATATTAGAAAGTAGCAGCATGGATggcattatatagcagtactgagcagtgcaacTGTGAATCCAGCAATGGGATGAGAGAAAAACATACCAGAATATAGCAGCATGGATggcattatatagcagtactgagcagtgcagctgtgaatccagcaatggGATGAGATAAAAACATACCAAAAAGTAGCAGCCTGGATGGCAATATATAgccgtactgagcagtgtagctgtgaatcctgtATTGTTGTGATATAAAGTGCTACAATGCAGAATCAGTCTATTCTACCTCGCTCTCATCTCCTCACCCCCTTCCTGTTTCCATAGACTTcagtaggcagctgtaatctgatttcTCAGAAGTGCAGAAAAagtcagatttctctgataagttgTTACAAAGTTTCTTGTATTGTTTTATGCAATGTTTACTGGACGATGCAGCCATTTAAGGAACTTTCCTCTTGctatagttaaaaaaaacaaaaccgagtAATGGATACCTGACTGCACGTCCTCGTCCATCCTTACTATGCGGCCCCTTTAATTTTTGCATATGGGACGTGCATGAGACCAGCAGAATATAGCGAGTCGTGTGAATACCTTTTAGTATTCTCATTATTTATCCATTTACATTTTAGTTTTTCAGACATAAAGCTCCAAATCCTCTGCGAGCACAAGGTCGGCATTGCTGATAATATTCTAGGAGGAGCTCGGGGCATTGGAGATTGTCATccttgagctccccctagtggtggcagcagacttTTATAATGTCACTCCGTCTGTGCAGGAGATTTGGAGCTATGTGTCCGAATTGTTGATACAAAATTGTATTAATATATTTTCAATACATTGTttcttttaaaaataataatacttgtaacacttttttttttttttttttttcatgcaggttCATCATGGTGCCAAGTGGAAATTTGGGAGTCTTTGATCCAACAGAAATTCACAACCGAGGACAACTAAAGTCTCACATGAAAGAGGCCATGATCAAACTAGGATTCCATCTACTGTGCTTCTTCATTTACCTGTACAGGTCAGTGTCCGAGCTTCTGTATCCAGATTTCACAGGGTAAAGTTTCTCTGACGTTGAGATGTAGGCCCACACCTCTTCACGACGTATGACATATATTTACGTCACATGTGTCCCTGAATTTGATGTGGGCTGCAAAACTGAGCCCACAACTTTCCCCACACATGACTGATTTAGTtatccatcatgtgcctttaacagctgcaCGTGGATCGGAAGATCCACCCGCAAGCTGTTGACCAGCTAAATCCCTCTGTCAACACGCGCTGGCCATTAGTGCGTCATTCTTGCTGCCAGTTAgtgcccctgtcacgtgatcgtagGGTGCTGATGGGTTATTATTTACAGCTGGGGGTCTCAGAAGACCTCCGTGCCTGTCATTATGACACTCCTGTG is a window of Ranitomeya variabilis isolate aRanVar5 chromosome 2, aRanVar5.hap1, whole genome shotgun sequence DNA encoding:
- the LOC143804260 gene encoding protein cornichon homolog 4 translates to MEAALFIFALIDCCALIFLAVYFIITLSDLECDYINARSCCSKLNKWVVPELVGHTLVSVLMLVSLHWFIFLLNLPVAVWNIYRFIMVPSGNLGVFDPTEIHNRGQLKSHMKEAMIKLGFHLLCFFIYLYSMILALINN